Proteins from a single region of Xenopus laevis strain J_2021 chromosome 9_10S, Xenopus_laevis_v10.1, whole genome shotgun sequence:
- the LOC121398999 gene encoding LOW QUALITY PROTEIN: interferon-induced very large GTPase 1-like (The sequence of the model RefSeq protein was modified relative to this genomic sequence to represent the inferred CDS: inserted 1 base in 1 codon): protein MSEFQAERDAGNPSNQNHFPEDQHNPITSESSNGEEEAKGNYVKGMIRRINSMSIKPDTTESNSQKQKDGRFQETQSPLHSNSPENMNIKQSHSEEISQQPLDIPRYRQSELKSRNVIQRSHLPRPSIAVKSTTVKSESSSSISPQPSKTKMAKDLEWNGAQENSQKFPSDQKVKTMNERHLPPKPALPSRVSSVKSETCPPAPSQPSKTKIAKDLEWNGVQENSQKFPSDQKVKTMNERHLPPKPALPSRVSCVKSETCPTAPSRPFKAVNEKEREEKQALDHFRSSQLRNPEGLTLHAFSEHQQNKHIDECDLDLYTDNAPEQSNYEEERSSSTKPSRQKAFAEVLSELNLQHCRKSKLSLKDVLSIGLESVKNAELNTLEDIPQYFLQKVMALDGGARNTTINQPSSGKGDEWDLIFDKSEGMDFNLQNPIHPLDVLCAVFHCSDNILRQELISKMSLCQFAVPLILPPGDGTECTFLLWPMRGIVKRWRPHSLAEVRGFIEDNLVNVRMPTFSFVRLGECNLSKSKILNQLLCQSQNYYDIFVNHDMDCGNVEKRIADGLVEISWFFPGSVNKSEIFQEPLAVTNLRGDLKNNWRQFAFLTNVSSAVFILTKNLSEKEYESLLSCKDDKTHYYFIIDISSEDKQANKKTIEIVKKMSEEPKVHFLKTSIRNVTELVRQIRQIFVKFYETPVSIQDLATAVSKHGIQVDENSLDCQKAKTKAISITSEIKNVSEFKGKAMYLQGNLWKDLSKIEKELCRMKNQGSTNINTYKRGLLRKCFDLHRTQYQCELPRSIRNYMNCLMIMNTVEREYFIRWMKFYLEIITRNSLSVLQAEHNEKFNELSKNPDELNQLYYKMSDSSLGVDHFLRELGQYYEAECCMVDGNQIKSNERQFSKLPGVAADLLLDGFPLELIDGDASNIPLKWITDVLKELNKKTEGRCRMRVITVLGVQSTGKSTLLNTMFGLQFPVASGRCTRGAFITLIKVKENLQKELGCEFILVIDTEGLKAPEMASLEDSYEHDNELATLVVGLSDITIVNLAMENITEMKDILQIVVHAFLRMKEVGRKRNCFLVHQNVNDVSAFLNNRITRNKLLNELNDMTCIAAKMEKINLSLNFTDIITYHPDKHSWYXPGLWHGVPPMAPINSGYSENIFKLKKSLIELMKESGCPPPQNIDSFIEWIQSLWKAVKYETFIFNFRNILVAEAYEQLSTKYSELEWNFRKRVYSWVTEQENVIKNQPQSKLESIMAEILNNETSKLLDRQEAHMTEQLKYFLETGNNRMYLAERYRADFLSYVKCLRKNLEIIISNKCWEAVRIHSGKQEVQKIQECCQKFLEEKVNLHMKSQNLKLHDLSDSELKKEFESMWDQILSELQVGRLKKQRVDFEILEQLTKEMKNKDGAVQEKLQSIKSLKDYGQNLFEMNKSYVTIPWYSPKGVIEKINKGCYKKLSNIAKSLEYNCQSYVTDIINTGEDYNETYCQELLNMINYKLNDEEVRKLYPNVLFEVDLKLHILGRAAPQFQKMHDDFGMNNDPKLLMNRLKPQYFSIFKDKLHQKDESKVRAQAFCQQCLKPSICNYIFNQLGKEIMDDILNNSLTIRFNSQNHFHFSLLKELLETNRFEQYSEYIVHYESYVKKWIMKYIEKKYKNSKRLDQLVKKILSSIINKIQSALRDKNVQMSQSITEFFEMFRTILNKHLVISKNAVKVIIFQNTADIRLFSHNIDVLLAEMQEQIRLEMKSLSIEVLLSQLLVKPHIELFKKVIGCGKKCPFCNVPCEAGGDDHQEHFASAHRPKGLAEYTFSDNALSKTICSTAILSNGKFRNPDTEGKWHPYRDYRTVYPQWIILPERSITFSLYWKFVLAQFNYDFAKLYQANPAEIPEEWLTITKEQALGSLKEMYNIK, encoded by the exons atgtcAGAATTCCAGGCAGAGAGGGATGCTGGAAATCCTTCAAAT CAAAACCATTTTCCAGAAGACCAACACAATCCCATAACTTCTGAAA GTAGTAATGGAGAAGAGGAAGCCAAAGGTAACTATGTCAAGGGAATGATAAGAAGAATTAATAGCATGAGCATCAAACCAGATACCACTGAAAGCAATAGCCAGAAACAGAAAGATGGAAGATTCCAAGAAACCCAGTCTCCACTCCATTCAAACAGCCCAGAAAACATGAACATCaag CAATCCCATTCAGAGGAAATATCTCAACAGCCTTTGGATATCCCCAGAT ACCGTCAGTCTGAACTGAAAAGCAGAAATGTTATTCAAAGGTCACATCTTCCACGGCCATCAATAGCAGTAAAGTCAACTACAGTTAAGAGTGAATCTAGTTCATCTATATCACCA CAGCCTTCAAAGACAAAGATGGCTAAGGATCTTGAATGGAATGGTGCCCAAGAAAATTCTCAAA AGTTTCCATCTGATCAGAAAGTCAAGACAATGAATGAAAGGCATCTTCCTCCAAAGCCTGCACTACCAAGCCGGGTCTCCAGTGTCAAGAGTGAGACTTGTCCACCTGCACCATCA CAGCCTTCAAAGACAAAGATCGCTAAGGATCTTGAATGGAATGGTGTCCAAGAAAATTCCCAGA AGTTTCCATCTGATCAGAAAGTCAAGACAATGAATGAAAGGCATCTTCCTCCAAAGCCTGCACTACCAAGCCGGGTCTCCTGTGTCAAGAGTGAGACTTGTCCTACTGCACCATCA CGACCTTTTAAGGCAGTAAATGAAAAAGAACGAGAGGAAAAGCAAGCCCTAGATCATTTTCGCA GTTCCCAATTAAGGAATCCTGAGGGACTGACTCTTCATGCTTTTTCTGAACATCAGCAGAACAAACATATTGATGAATGTGACCTGGATCTATACACAGATAATGCACCT GAACAATCCAATTATGAAGAGGAAAGGTCTTCCAGTACAAAACCAA gTAGACAAAAAGCATTTGCAGAAGTATTATCAGAACTGAACTTGCAGCATTGTAGGAAGTCCAAATTGTCACTTAAGGATGTGCTAAGCATAGGCTTGGAATCTGTAAAGAATGCTGAGCTTAACACCCTTGAAGACATTCCTCAGTATTTTTTGCAGAAAGTCATGGCTCTTGATGGCGGAGCAAGAAACACAACAATAAACCAGCCATCATCTGGAAAGGGAGATGAATGGGATCTAATATTTGACAAATCTGAAGGCATGGATTTTAATTTGCAAAATCCCATCCATCCACTTGATGTTCTTTGCGCTGTTTTTCATTGTTCAGATAACATTTTACGGCAGGAACTCATATCTAAAATGTCTTTGTGCCAATTTGCTGTCCCTTTGATTCTTCCACCTGGTGATGGCACCGAATGTACCTTCTTGCTGTGGCCAATGAGAGGTATTGTAAAGAGATGGAGACCTCACTCATTAGCTGAAGTAAGAGGATTTATTGAAGACAATTTAGTGAATGTACGTATGCCAACATTTTCTTTTGTCAGACTGGGGGAGTGCAACTTATCCAAGTCTAAAATCCTAAACCAACTGCTTTGCCAATCTCAGAATTATTATGACATTTTTGTGAATCATGATATGGACTGtggaaatgtagaaaaaagaatTGCCGATGGATTAGTGGAAATTTCTTGGTTCTTTCCTGGAAGTGTGAATAAATCAGAAATATTCCAAGAACCTTTGGCAGTCACCAATTTACGAGGAGACTTGAAGAATAACTGgaggcaatttgcatttttgaCAAATGTTTCATCAGCTGTGTTTATATTGACAAAAAATCTATCTGAGAAGGAATATGAATCACTTTTGTCATGTAAAGATGACAAAACacattactattttattattgacATAAGCAGTGAAGACAAGCAGGCAAATAAGAAAACAATAGAGATAGTGAAGAAAATGTCTGAGGAACCTAAAGTTCACTTTTTGAAAACCAGTATTAGAAATGTAACAGAATTAGTCAGGCAAATACGGCAAATATTTGTTAAATTTTATGAGACTCCTGTAAGCATTCAAGATTTGGCTACTGCAGTCTCTAAACATGGCATCCAAGTAGATGAGAATTCTCTGGACTGTCAGAAAGCCAAAACAAAAGCCATTTCAATcacaagtgaaataaaaaacGTATCAGAATTTAAGGGAAAAGCAATGTATCTCCAGGGAAATCTGTGGAAAGATTTATCCAAAATAGAAAAAGAGTTGTGTAGAATGAAGAACCAAGGAAGCACTAACATTAATACTTATAAAAGGGGACTGTTAAGAAAATGTTTTGATCTACACAGGACACAATACCAATGTGAGCTACCTCGTAGCATAAGAAACTATATGAACTGTTTAATGATAATGAACACAGTGGAAAGGGAATATTTTATAAGATGGATGAAGTTTTACTTGGAGATAATAACAAGAAATAGTCTGTCAGTATTACAGGCTGAACACAACGAGAAGTTCAATGAATTGTCAAAAAATCCAGATGAATTGAATCAATTATACTATAAAATGTCTGACAGCTCTTTAGGGGTTGATCACTTTCTCCGTGAGTTGGGCCAGTACTATGAAGCAGAATGTTGCATGGTTGATGGAAACcaaataaaatcaaatgaaagGCAGTTCAGTAAACTACCAGGAGTAGCAGCTGATCTCTTGTTGGATGGCTTCCCATTAGAACTGATAGATGGAGATGCCTCCAACATCCCTCTAAAATGGATAACAGATGTTCTAAAAGAGCTAAACAAAAAGACAGAGGGAAGATGCAGAATGAGAGTAATCACAGTGCTGGGAGTGCAGAGCACAGGCAAGTCCACTCTTCTAAACACCATGTTTGGGCTGCAGTTCCCTGTGGCCAGTGGACGTTGCACACGAGGAGCCTTCATTACTTTGATAAAAGTGAAAGAAAACTTGCAAAAAGAGCTGGGTTGTGAGTTTATTCTGGTGATTGACACTGAAGGTTTAAAGGCTCCCGAAATGGCTTCTTTAGAGGACAGCTATGAACATGACAATGAGCTGGCAACTCTAGTAGTTGGATTGAGTGATATAACCATAGTTAACCTGGCCATGGAAAACATCACAGAAATGAAAGACATTTTGCAGATAGTAGTCCATGCATTTCTTAGAATGAAAGAAGTTGGAAGGAAACGCAACTGCTTCCTTGTGCATCAGAATGTGAATGATGTGTCtgcttttctgaataacagaataACTAGGAACaaacttttaaatgaattaaatgacATGACATGCATTGCGGCAAAAATGGAGAAAATAAATCTGTCTTTGAATTTTACTGATATTATTACTTATCATCCTGACAAGCACAGCTGGT ATCCCGGGCTTTGGCATGGTGTTCCGCCAATGGCCCCAATAAACTCTGGGTATAGTGAAAATattttcaagctgaaaaaaagtttgattgaATTAATGAAAGAAAGCGGGTGCCCACCTCCTCAGAATATTGACTCTTTCATTGAATGGATACAAAGTTTGTGGAAAGCTGTGAAATATGAGACATTCATTTTCAATTTCAGAAATATCCTAGTTGCTGAAGCCTATGAGCAATTGTCTACGAAATATTCAGAATTAGAATGGAATTTCCGCAAAAGGGTTTATTCATGGGTAACAGAACAAGAAAATGTGATAAAAAACCAACCACAAAGTAAACTAGAATCCATCATGGCAGAAATTCTAAATAATGAAACAAGTAAGCTATTGGACAGACAAGAGGCCCACATGACAGAAcagttgaaatattttttagagACAGGAAATAATAGAATGTACCTTGCAGAAAGATACAGAGCAGACTTCTTGAGCTATGTCAAATGTCTCAGAAAGAACCTGGAAATTATTATATCCAACAAGTGTTGGGAAGCTGTTCGAATTCATAGTGGGAAGCAGGAAGTTCAAAAAATTCAGGAGTGTTGCCAGAAATTTCTTGAAGAGAAAGTCAACCTTCATATGAAAAGCCAAAACTTAAAATTACATGACTTGAGTGACTCAGAATTAAAGAAAGAGTTTGAGTCCATGTGGGATCAAATTTTGTCAGAGTTACAGGTGGGTCGCTTAAAGAAACAAAGAGTTGACTTCGAAATTTTAGAGCAACTTACaaaggaaatgaaaaacaaagatgGCGCTGTTCAGGAGAAACTTCAGAGTATAAAATCCCTAAAAGATTATGGACAGAATCTTTTTGAGATGAATAAGAGCTATGTTACCATTCCTTGGTACTCGCCAAAAGGAGTCATTGAAAAAATCAACAAGGGCTGCTATAAGAAGCTAAGTAATATTGCAAAGTCATTAGAATACAATTGTCAAAGCTACGTGACAGATATCATTAACACAGGAGAGGATTACAATGAAACATACTGCCAGGAGCTGCTAAACATGATTAATTACAAACTGAACGATGAGGAAGTAAGAAAGCTTTACCCCAATGTGTTGTTTGAGGTTGATCTGAAGTTACACATTTTAGGAAGAGCAGCCCCTCAGTTTCAGAAGATGCATGATGACTTTGGAATGAATAATGACCCCAAACTTCTCATGAACAGGCTAAAGCCTCAATATTTCTCAATATTTAAGGATAAATTACATCAGAAAGATGAATCTAAAGTCAGAGCTCAAGCTTTCTGTCAACAATGCCTCAAGCCGTCGATCTGTAACTACATTTTCAATCAACTCGGTAAAGAAATAATGGATGACATTCTGAACAATTCTTTAACCATCAGGTTCAACAGCCAGAATCATTTCCATTTCAGTCTCCTGAAAGAACTGCTTGAAACAAACAGATTtgagcaatattcagaatatATAGTCCACTACGAGTCATATGTGAAAAAGTGGATCATGAAGTACattgaaaagaaatataaaaattctaAGCGGTTGGATCAGTTggttaaaaaaattctttcatcCATCATTAATAAAATACAGTCAGCTCTCAGAGACAAAAATGTGCAAATGAGTCAAAGTATCACAGAATTTTTCGAAATGTTTCGTACAATTCTAAACAAACACTTGGTGATTTCAAAGAATGCCGTGAAAGTcataatttttcaaaacacagctGATATCAGGCTGTTTTCACACAACATTGATGTTCTTCTCGCCGAAATGCAAGAACAAATCAGATTAGAAATGAAGTCACTAAGCATTGAAGTTTTACTTTCTCAACTTTTGGTAAAACCTCATATTGAATTATTCAAGAAAGTAATTGGATGTGGGAAGAAGTGCCCATTTTGTAATGTCCCTTGTGAAGCTGGAGGAGATGACCATCAAGAACACTTTGCATCTGCTCACCGGCCCAAGGGTTTAGCTGAATACACATTTTCAGATAATGCTCTTTCTAAGACAATATGTTCCACTGCTATCCTATCTAATGGCAAATTCAGGAATCCAGACACAGAAGGAAAATGGCATCCATATAGAGATTATAGAACTGTCTATCCCCAGTGGATCATACTGCCAGAGAGAAGCATAACATTTTCACTTTATTGGAAGTTCGTCCTTGCGCAATTCAATTATGACTTTGCAAAACTCTACCAAGCAAATCCAGCAGAAATCCCCGAAGAATGGTTAACAATAACAAAGGAACAAGCTCTTGGTAGTTTAAAAGAAATGTACAACATAAAATGA